A single window of Methanobrevibacter sp. DNA harbors:
- a CDS encoding DUF6569 family protein, giving the protein MITIEDIELLDYQAHKNMAIIPIKTPPSYKFDILTLKKGFELGLAEVKECEHSTVNTLIVKNNAVTPLLLVDGEEIIGGDQNRIVNATILIAPNSEEKIPVNCTEHGRWAYKSEFKQSKYMANYRTRSAKEKAVRANMSGQQAVWDSINDLEMSRSFSSPTQAMSESYENLKVDLDEFISNFKAVDGQTGAVIIIDGEIKGFELFLNSQIYHEYHEKILKSYLIDTDINDSIFTIDTDVARDLIVEALSVEYAAKKSNGLEEAFEFENSNGLGTAYIYKDELLHMSYFKNEAETAKKEVTDDDVTEVIF; this is encoded by the coding sequence ATGATAACAATCGAAGACATTGAGCTTTTGGATTATCAGGCACACAAGAACATGGCAATAATCCCTATAAAAACACCGCCAAGCTACAAGTTTGACATACTTACTCTCAAAAAGGGATTCGAGCTTGGCCTTGCCGAAGTAAAGGAATGCGAACATTCAACCGTAAACACACTTATCGTTAAAAACAATGCAGTTACACCGCTGCTTCTTGTTGACGGTGAGGAAATAATCGGAGGAGACCAGAACCGTATCGTCAATGCAACAATCCTCATTGCACCAAACAGTGAGGAGAAGATACCTGTAAACTGTACAGAACATGGACGCTGGGCATACAAAAGCGAATTCAAACAATCCAAATACATGGCAAACTACAGGACACGCTCCGCAAAGGAAAAAGCAGTGCGAGCCAACATGAGCGGACAGCAGGCAGTCTGGGATTCAATTAACGACCTTGAAATGTCACGTTCATTTTCATCCCCAACACAGGCAATGTCTGAAAGCTATGAAAACCTCAAGGTTGACTTGGATGAATTCATATCAAATTTCAAGGCAGTGGACGGCCAGACCGGAGCGGTAATAATCATCGACGGTGAGATAAAAGGCTTTGAGCTTTTTTTAAACTCACAGATTTATCATGAATACCATGAAAAAATCCTTAAAAGCTATCTTATCGACACTGACATTAACGATTCAATATTTACAATCGACACTGACGTTGCAAGAGACCTGATTGTCGAAGCTCTAAGCGTCGAGTATGCAGCCAAAAAAAGCAACGGCCTCGAGGAAGCCTTTGAATTTGAAAACTCAAACGGCCTTGGAACAGCATACATCTACAAGGATGAGCTGCTTCACATGTCATACTTTAAAAACGAAGCTGAAACTGCAAAAAAAGAAGTTACAGATGATGATGTAACTGAAGTTATATTCTAA
- a CDS encoding HIRAN domain-containing protein gives MYITITAFNSLHGDKPLKHNGIVKLVKEPSNQYDAEAIACEMRHFGKIGYVANSTKTVAMGTMSAGRLYDKIGDEYFAKIKFIINAVAIAQVLTPEEFIDEIENPESDVHFLSENLEKIDLDLIKKSFEGD, from the coding sequence ATGTATATAACAATAACTGCCTTTAACAGCTTACACGGAGACAAGCCATTGAAACACAATGGAATTGTCAAATTAGTAAAGGAACCATCAAACCAGTATGATGCAGAAGCAATAGCATGCGAAATGAGACATTTCGGCAAAATAGGCTACGTAGCAAACAGTACAAAAACAGTAGCCATGGGAACCATGAGCGCCGGAAGACTATACGACAAGATAGGCGATGAATACTTCGCAAAAATAAAATTCATCATCAACGCCGTGGCAATTGCTCAAGTGCTTACTCCGGAAGAGTTCATAGATGAAATTGAAAATCCTGAAAGTGACGTTCACTTTTTAAGTGAAAACCTGGAAAAAATAGATCTGGATTTAATTAAAAAAAGCTTTGAAGGTGATTAG